TTGTTTGAGCACTTCTCTAAATTAAGTTTGTAGTTCTACAACCATAGAAACAATATAAAAAGAGGGATTACATGGATACAAAATTTTGGATGTATCCTTCAGTTTATCCAATTTGTTACGAGTGCATCCCACATAGGGTAGTGATTCGAGGGCACCCCACATAGGTTCTATAGCGTAGGCATCAGGAAAGTAATTAGCTTGTGATGCATAGATGACTCTTCCCCTAAACTCTAGAAGGTAAAGAACCTTATTAAATTCACCAAACATCAACcacaaagaagagaaggttgaTCAAAGATATTTAAGATGGATCTAAAGCTGATTTCTCATAAAAGGAATAAGGTGATCATAAATAGTCAAGCACTTCCAAGAATAGTGgttattataaatagaaaaagtaaTAACCTAAGGATGGAAATCTACTAAAGAAATGATATAAGCTCTAGCAATCTCACACAAAACCCAAATACCACTTATCCTTTGGTTTCTTAGACAAAAGCAAGCTTCTAATCCCAACTTGTGCCAAAAGACTTAAGCTTTACTAAATCTACCATGGATCccatacaaaaaataatattaggatTATTTCCCTAATAAAACATGTTGCATATCTATAGCCATATTTATTCATGGCCCCTCATACATTCCTAGATACAATAGCAAAATTTGTACAATATCCATGGAAATGAATGAGTTATAAAATATCATCCCACTTTAATTAGGACCtggatcaaaatgaagaaatctTCCATCATTTGGATATTAGCATCCATTCCTTATGAAAACACAAAAACTTCTTTAACGAGTTCTGCATACCAttcctaagtttttttttaaaaaaacaaatatttatttcatgagttgtttgttgtatatttttgtgcTTAGGTAGTTATTTTATGGTATCcaacttctattttttgttgttattgagatttttaTGTTGGCTATACTGCATTCGGATTGTGATACTTTTAATGCTACAACTAATGTTGTGGTAGTATTgtttaacctttttttctttcaaaatttccAAGAAATTATGTCTGATTATGTGTTTTTCTTTATTGCAGGATGCAACAATTTAGAAATTTCCTAACAAGTTGGAAAGGAAACCAATCATGTTCTTACTGATAGACTAATATGATATCATTACACATAAATGtgttaacttttttaaatttgagccaataattgaatgaaataattacttttatatatgCCTTTATGGGATGCATTATGATGGTCaatgagtttaatttattaCACCTTGACATGACATAGGACGATATAATTCTGTGAGGATACTCTGGTTGGAATTCAATGTGTGTTGTGCAAGTTCTGGATGAAATTTTGTACTTTGGTGGTAATGATTCTCTTGTTCCACATCCAAGTGGCCTTGGTCAACATGTACCTCTCCAAGAATGCATTGAAAATATGAGAAAGATTGTTATCCATCTGAAGGTAAACATTCACTCTAGAATAacacttttcttatctttatatAAATGATACCCTTCAACCTTAAAGTATTCCTTTGACACAAATCCTTATTATTGCTAGAGCCTTTCAAAGAAGACTCGCATTTTATTTCTCGGTGGTCCTTCTGTCAATGAGGCACAAATTTATGGAACTAGGTTTTGAATTCAATCTAATtgctatttaattattataatttcaacaaaaagaaaaggaagataaCTACAAGTTAGTGATTTCCTAACTTGGGTCAAGACTATGATTATAATGGCTAACAAATATACCAAGGGTATGCACAGAACTGATCTATACAATCATAAACTAGGTTtgcttttatataaataaaatatgttccGCAAAGTTCATTTGATCTATTTTGGTCTTCAGAATTTAGATTCACCCTGAGTAAAACAAAGTGGTTGTATCTAAAATTTGACATCTTCCACTCGAAGCCAACAACTAgcttttgagttttgaattcatatatatacaGCTAGCATATTGCAAGTTCAGGGGATGACTGATTGCTTTCCTAGAGCATTTAACATCCTTATTGCctttgttctttgttttttggaatttatatttaaatctaagaCTCTGATGAACACAATTTTTGGACTTTTAACCAGTGTGCTACAAGGGCAGCGATTAAGGAACAATGAACCTCGTCGAATATATTCAGAAGCATGTTTAGAGTTGTGCAGTGAGATGAACATCATTGCAATTGATCGGTGGTCTACACTCTGGGAACCTTGCCTCTGGGAGCAATATAGTGGCAAAAGGGATCCCATGTGCTATGAACATGGACCACTATGACTGACATTGAAACCTCTTTCCCTTGTCTTGGGGTAATTTGTATTAAGAACTTAGGAAAAAACTATTTCATATTGCAGTCGTATACGTAATtgcatgtaaaataaaaaatagttaaaaaaatgtatacatattcaaaatatattgaCGCAGACTATTAAGcaccaactttttttattaatttttcttctgaattttattttttttatagaatataatggttgttaataaaaaattcatgactaaaacttaaataattttatcatttattctaCACACATGTATTATTTGTAGAAGCATATatgatatgaagttttgatgatgccaaagatgagCGCAATTTAAGTCAAGAATTCAGAAATGCAAGAAGAACGATGTAGTTGATAGGATCTTAGAAAGAATTCCTCAATTGATGTACAGGTTTGGCTAAaggaaatattttacaaaagttttttaagaacaattatcttttcaaaaatatgatatttcctctctagtaattgattaccagatgatgtaatcgattacgagtggCTAAATTGATTTCTGAAACaatttgcaaattttgaatttgaatttaaaagcctgtaatcaattacacaaggtatgtaattgattaccagaagtttaaattgtttgtaatagcttttagaaatttgaatttaaattttaaaagcttgtaatcgattacatcatttgtgtaattgattatcagacacaaaaattcaaattcaaaatttgcaaattGATGTACAGGTTTGGCTAAaggaaatattttacaaaagttttttaagaacaattat
The nucleotide sequence above comes from Glycine soja cultivar W05 chromosome 11, ASM419377v2, whole genome shotgun sequence. Encoded proteins:
- the LOC114374979 gene encoding GDSL esterase/lipase CPRD49-like; its protein translation is MCVVQVLDEILYFGGNDSLVPHPSGLGQHVPLQECIENMRKIVIHLKSLSKKTRILFLGGPSVNEAQIYGTSVLQGQRLRNNEPRRIYSEACLELCSEMNIIAIDRWSTLWEPCLWEQYSGKRDPMCYEHGPL